One genomic region from Spirulina subsalsa PCC 9445 encodes:
- the surE gene encoding 5'/3'-nucleotidase SurE, with protein MVLILTNDDGIDAPGIRALEQAIAQDALIFAPQGQLSGCGHQVTTGDPLQVERRSETEYAIAGTPADCTRVALSHYGSEIDWVLSGINAGGNLGIDVYISGTVAAVREAAIHNIPAIAISHWIKRPLVIDWDITTQRAARVLDKLMNLPLPPKSFWNVNLPHLPPGSPEPELVFCEPSTDPLPLNYRIEGELYHYEGVYEERDRTPGSDVDVCFGGNIAITQIRL; from the coding sequence ATGGTTCTGATTTTAACCAACGATGATGGAATTGATGCGCCGGGGATTCGGGCGCTAGAGCAAGCCATCGCCCAAGATGCCCTGATTTTCGCCCCTCAAGGTCAATTATCGGGCTGTGGGCATCAGGTGACGACGGGGGATCCCTTGCAGGTGGAACGGCGCTCTGAAACCGAATATGCGATCGCCGGAACCCCTGCCGATTGTACCCGCGTGGCTCTGTCCCACTACGGCAGCGAGATTGATTGGGTTCTCTCCGGGATTAATGCCGGGGGAAATTTGGGCATAGATGTCTACATCTCCGGCACCGTGGCCGCCGTGCGAGAAGCCGCCATCCACAATATCCCCGCCATTGCCATCTCCCACTGGATTAAGCGCCCCTTGGTGATTGACTGGGACATTACCACCCAAAGAGCCGCTAGGGTACTTGACAAATTGATGAACTTACCCTTACCCCCTAAAAGTTTTTGGAATGTCAACCTCCCCCACCTGCCCCCCGGCTCCCCGGAACCGGAACTGGTGTTCTGTGAACCTAGTACCGATCCCTTGCCCTTGAACTATCGTATAGAGGGGGAGTTGTATCACTACGAGGGGGTCTATGAAGAGCGCGATCGCACCCCCGGCAGCGATGTAGATGTGTGTTTTGGGGGCAATATTGCCATCACCCAGATTCGTTTATAA
- a CDS encoding Txe/YoeB family addiction module toxin — protein MTLIFAENAWADYLYWQECDRKILKRINALIKDIQRHPFTGIGKPEPLKHGLSGYWSRRITDEHRIVYKVENNAIQIAQLRYHY, from the coding sequence GTGACGCTGATTTTTGCTGAAAATGCGTGGGCAGATTATTTATATTGGCAGGAGTGCGATCGTAAAATTCTCAAGCGTATCAATGCCCTGATCAAAGATATTCAGCGACACCCCTTTACTGGCATCGGCAAACCAGAGCCACTCAAACATGGCTTGTCTGGATATTGGTCACGGCGAATCACAGACGAGCATCGCATCGTTTACAAGGTTGAAAATAATGCGATCCAAATTGCCCAACTTCGTTATCACTACTGA
- a CDS encoding type II toxin-antitoxin system Phd/YefM family antitoxin yields the protein MEQITDQMLNADLAATLDKVCESHRAIAITRPDGRGVVMLSREEYESLTETAYLFRSPTNARRLLDSIAELESGGGQERELIG from the coding sequence ATGGAACAGATTACGGATCAAATGCTCAATGCCGATTTAGCGGCAACATTGGATAAGGTTTGTGAGAGTCACAGGGCGATCGCCATTACTCGGCCTGATGGTCGAGGGGTAGTAATGCTTTCACGGGAAGAGTACGAATCTTTGACGGAAACGGCCTATTTATTCCGTAGTCCCACGAATGCCCGACGATTACTCGATTCTATTGCAGAACTAGAATCAGGCGGCGGCCAAGAACGGGAGTTGATCGGGTGA
- a CDS encoding type II toxin-antitoxin system RelE family toxin, with protein MNKKAKKQLKKLPEALQKRLESRLKELAETVNLSNVKALKGVKGLFRLRVGDYRVIYELQGNQEGILVLELGHRREIYR; from the coding sequence ATGAATAAAAAAGCAAAAAAACAACTCAAAAAGTTGCCCGAAGCTTTACAAAAGCGTCTGGAGAGTCGCCTAAAAGAGTTAGCCGAAACCGTCAATTTATCCAATGTTAAAGCCCTTAAAGGGGTGAAAGGATTGTTTAGACTGCGTGTAGGAGATTACCGCGTGATCTACGAACTGCAAGGTAATCAGGAGGGAATTTTGGTGTTGGAACTTGGACACCGACGGGAGATTTACCGATAA
- a CDS encoding NACHT domain-containing protein codes for MSNPQIYSQFLEELANKYGFYGDTRKAFLVRFAHENAVKPHTELRIDWTRDPVEKEQKLLDELKNNIYPVLQKEGCDIPENNKRGRSKKGESPWEKAHRWLWQIKFTEWEKSHNSSIVLEKSIDWQKICIDILNELPKRHQATGRGMGHEVNIDVPLGLVKSETTSRCNSDAENTDSVMQQGQLPDKTEIEKSYEYQEFLDEIIRKTSNNLAIVGEPGAGKTTWLDRISQEIKQDFCVIWIPLENLGGLTLEEYLLTKWLKDTLKVLEPTEQQKQALVDLFSSDRVWLLLDGVDEMKTEVSPLSNINKFLTGWVKKARVVLTCRLNIWEANPNGLPEFETYRTLDFNQEQVKDFIVQWFGQKPGF; via the coding sequence ATGAGTAACCCACAAATTTACAGCCAGTTTTTAGAAGAATTAGCCAACAAATATGGTTTTTATGGCGACACCCGAAAAGCCTTTTTAGTTCGCTTTGCCCATGAAAATGCGGTTAAACCTCATACAGAATTGCGAATTGATTGGACAAGAGATCCAGTTGAAAAAGAACAAAAGCTTCTAGATGAGTTAAAAAATAATATTTACCCTGTTTTACAAAAAGAAGGCTGTGATATCCCAGAAAACAATAAGCGAGGAAGAAGCAAAAAAGGTGAAAGTCCTTGGGAAAAAGCTCACCGTTGGTTATGGCAGATTAAGTTTACAGAATGGGAAAAAAGCCATAATTCATCTATAGTTCTAGAAAAATCAATTGACTGGCAAAAGATTTGTATAGATATTCTGAATGAGCTACCCAAGAGACATCAAGCGACAGGACGAGGAATGGGGCATGAAGTTAATATTGATGTACCTTTAGGATTAGTTAAGTCCGAAACAACATCCCGATGTAATTCTGACGCAGAGAATACAGACTCAGTGATGCAGCAAGGTCAATTGCCAGATAAGACAGAAATTGAAAAAAGCTATGAATATCAAGAGTTTTTAGATGAGATTATTAGGAAAACGAGTAATAATTTGGCAATTGTAGGAGAACCGGGGGCAGGTAAAACAACTTGGTTAGATAGAATTAGTCAGGAAATAAAACAGGATTTTTGTGTGATTTGGATTCCTTTAGAAAATTTAGGGGGATTAACTCTTGAGGAGTATTTATTGACAAAATGGCTTAAAGATACTTTGAAGGTTTTAGAGCCAACAGAACAGCAAAAACAAGCTCTAGTTGACTTATTTAGTAGTGATAGAGTGTGGTTATTGTTGGATGGAGTGGATGAGATGAAAACTGAAGTTTCTCCCCTCAGTAATATTAACAAATTTTTGACTGGATGGGTTAAAAAAGCGCGAGTTGTTTTAACCTGTCGTCTCAATATTTGGGAAGCTAATCCTAATGGGTTGCCTGAGTTTGAAACCTATCGCACTCTTGACTTTAATCAGGAACAGGTTAAGGATTTTATTGTTCAGTGGTTTGGTCAGAAACCGGGTTTTTAA
- a CDS encoding heme oxygenase (biliverdin-producing) encodes MSVSLAEVNLATMLREGTKKSHTMAENMGFIKCFLKGVVEKNSYRKLAANLYYVYGAMEEEMERLKDHPVLSKVYFPELNRKANLERDLFYYYGANWREEIELSPTGQAYVKRIHDVANEKPELLVAHLYTRYLGDLSGGQILKKIAQTAMNLSDGEGTAFYEFDQIPDEKAFKTNYRAAMDSLPVDQQTAEAIVDEANDAFGMNMKMFGELEGNLIKAIGQMLFNSLTRRRSRGSTDGELATAE; translated from the coding sequence ATGAGTGTTAGTTTAGCAGAAGTTAATTTAGCCACAATGCTACGAGAAGGGACGAAAAAATCCCATACTATGGCGGAAAACATGGGGTTTATTAAATGCTTCCTCAAAGGTGTGGTAGAGAAAAATTCTTACCGTAAACTAGCGGCTAATCTCTACTATGTTTATGGGGCGATGGAAGAAGAAATGGAACGCCTCAAGGATCATCCCGTTTTGTCTAAGGTTTATTTCCCTGAATTAAACCGGAAAGCCAATTTAGAGCGAGATTTGTTCTATTACTACGGCGCAAACTGGCGCGAAGAAATTGAACTTTCTCCCACAGGTCAAGCCTATGTTAAGCGGATTCATGATGTGGCGAATGAGAAGCCGGAGCTATTGGTAGCACACCTTTACACCCGTTACCTGGGAGATCTTTCCGGAGGACAAATCCTGAAAAAAATTGCTCAGACAGCGATGAATCTTTCTGATGGCGAAGGGACTGCTTTTTATGAGTTTGATCAGATTCCCGATGAGAAAGCATTCAAAACCAACTATCGCGCTGCTATGGACAGTTTACCTGTGGATCAACAAACGGCTGAAGCCATTGTTGATGAAGCGAATGACGCGTTCGGTATGAATATGAAAATGTTCGGAGAATTAGAAGGGAATTTGATCAAAGCCATTGGTCAAATGCTGTTTAATTCTTTAACTCGTCGTCGCAGTCGTGGCAGTACCGACGGCGAATTAGCCACCGCCGAGTAG
- a CDS encoding phasin family protein codes for MDNNNWIQDLLIAGVGTTSFVAEKLREVGDQLVKEGKIDPEHAKTMVNDVMDRIKSDQGNFEEQMQRQIRNVLQDLGVSRQSEVDELRGRIDRLERQVRDLENKIWR; via the coding sequence ATGGATAACAACAATTGGATTCAAGACCTGTTGATTGCCGGAGTGGGGACGACTTCCTTTGTCGCTGAGAAGTTGCGCGAAGTCGGGGATCAATTGGTAAAAGAGGGGAAAATTGACCCAGAACACGCCAAAACCATGGTTAATGATGTGATGGATCGCATCAAAAGCGATCAAGGGAATTTTGAAGAACAGATGCAGCGTCAAATTCGTAATGTACTACAGGATTTAGGGGTTTCCCGTCAGTCTGAGGTGGACGAATTACGGGGAAGGATTGATCGATTGGAGCGTCAGGTGAGAGATTTAGAGAATAAGATCTGGCGTTAA
- a CDS encoding FKBP-type peptidyl-prolyl cis-trans isomerase: MREILLSFGVVVVCSLLLVLSLLFNSGKGQEAIASETLTPSNLPRAEVPSGVLATPPLVASAADLLPVENNNVENIVTTDSGLQYEEIVEGTGASPQKGQTVVVHYTGTLENGQKFDSSRDRGQPFSFKIGVGQVIKGWDEGVGSMKVGGRRKLIIPSELGYGARGAGGVIPPNATLIFDVELLKIGA, translated from the coding sequence ATGAGAGAGATTTTACTTAGTTTTGGGGTTGTTGTTGTCTGTAGCTTGCTTCTAGTCCTGTCCCTCCTGTTTAATAGTGGTAAGGGCCAAGAGGCGATCGCCTCAGAAACACTGACCCCCTCTAACTTACCCCGTGCCGAAGTGCCTAGCGGAGTGTTGGCAACACCTCCCCTCGTGGCTTCTGCGGCGGATTTACTACCAGTAGAAAATAATAACGTGGAAAATATCGTAACGACCGACTCCGGTTTACAGTATGAAGAGATTGTTGAGGGTACCGGAGCCAGTCCGCAAAAAGGACAAACTGTTGTCGTTCATTACACCGGAACCCTAGAAAACGGTCAAAAATTTGATAGTTCTCGCGATCGCGGTCAACCCTTCTCCTTTAAAATTGGCGTTGGACAAGTGATCAAAGGTTGGGATGAAGGCGTTGGCTCCATGAAAGTGGGAGGACGACGTAAACTGATTATCCCCTCTGAACTCGGCTACGGAGCGCGGGGTGCAGGTGGGGTCATTCCCCCCAATGCAACCCTCATTTTCGATGTAGAATTATTGAAAATCGGGGCCTAA
- a CDS encoding 2Fe-2S iron-sulfur cluster-binding protein, whose protein sequence is MTESYTVEITHQGTTYTLKAPAHQTILQTALDEGIELPNSCNAGVCTTCGAKILSGEVDQSDAMGVSPDLQKEGYALLCVAYPRSDLKIISDQEEEIYKRQFGAG, encoded by the coding sequence ATGACCGAAAGTTACACCGTAGAAATCACTCATCAGGGAACCACCTACACCCTGAAAGCTCCCGCCCATCAAACTATTTTACAAACGGCTTTAGATGAAGGGATCGAACTCCCGAACTCCTGCAATGCCGGGGTTTGCACCACCTGCGGCGCGAAAATTCTCTCAGGAGAAGTCGATCAAAGTGATGCAATGGGGGTATCTCCTGACTTACAAAAAGAAGGCTATGCCTTACTTTGTGTCGCCTATCCTCGTTCTGATCTCAAAATTATTTCTGACCAAGAGGAAGAAATTTATAAGCGTCAATTTGGAGCAGGTTAA
- a CDS encoding alpha-E domain-containing protein, with protein sequence MLSRVADSIYWLNRYIERADNIARFVDVNLNMMLDLPPGVTQQWLPLVTTTGDHELFMERYGEATADNVIHFLTFDAKYDNSILSSLQIARENARSIREIISSEMWEEVNDFYLMVKEAASQIHVDMLPDFYRQVKRASHRFAGVMDATMTHNEGWHFGYVGRLLERADKTTRILDVKYFILLPSAQWVGTPLDQIQWMALLKSASAYEMYRKQQHRINPSAVAEFLILDHDFPRSINFCVSRSEKSLHKITNTPVGSWSNPAERSLGRLCSRLGYCTIEDVIEIGLHEFLDQMQRSLNEVGGNIAISFFGQDVPEEEREEPLTQAQSQTLLLEKVYGLT encoded by the coding sequence ATGCTAAGTCGTGTTGCTGATTCGATTTATTGGTTAAATCGCTATATTGAACGGGCGGATAATATTGCGCGGTTTGTTGATGTGAACCTCAATATGATGTTAGATTTACCGCCCGGAGTAACCCAGCAATGGTTGCCCTTAGTCACCACTACCGGGGACCATGAACTATTTATGGAACGTTATGGAGAAGCTACAGCCGATAATGTCATTCACTTTTTGACCTTTGACGCAAAATATGACAATTCTATTTTGTCTTCCCTGCAAATTGCCCGAGAAAATGCCCGCTCAATTCGAGAAATTATTTCCTCAGAAATGTGGGAGGAAGTGAATGATTTTTACTTAATGGTTAAAGAGGCCGCCTCTCAGATTCACGTCGATATGTTACCGGATTTTTACCGACAAGTGAAGCGGGCGAGTCATCGTTTTGCCGGGGTGATGGATGCCACCATGACTCACAATGAAGGATGGCATTTTGGCTATGTGGGACGCTTATTAGAACGGGCGGATAAAACCACGCGCATTTTAGATGTTAAATATTTTATTCTCTTACCATCTGCTCAATGGGTGGGAACGCCTTTAGACCAAATCCAATGGATGGCGTTGTTAAAATCGGCGAGCGCCTATGAAATGTACCGTAAACAACAACATCGAATTAATCCCTCGGCGGTGGCGGAGTTTTTGATTTTAGATCATGATTTTCCCCGCTCGATTAATTTCTGTGTTTCTCGGTCGGAAAAGTCCCTGCATAAGATTACGAATACTCCAGTCGGGAGTTGGTCAAATCCGGCTGAACGCTCCCTCGGTCGTTTATGTTCTCGTTTGGGATACTGCACTATTGAAGATGTCATTGAGATTGGTTTACACGAGTTTTTAGACCAGATGCAGCGTTCTTTGAATGAGGTGGGGGGAAATATTGCTATTAGTTTCTTTGGTCAAGATGTTCCGGAGGAGGAACGGGAAGAACCTCTCACTCAAGCTCAAAGTCAAACACTGTTACTAGAAAAAGTCTATGGGTTAACTTAA